A part of Cannabis sativa cultivar Pink pepper isolate KNU-18-1 chromosome 6, ASM2916894v1, whole genome shotgun sequence genomic DNA contains:
- the LOC115724530 gene encoding cytochrome b561 and DOMON domain-containing protein At3g25290, with product MFASTKSLILLLAFHSLLFKFGESTPCNNGFKDIIKKKNIPSCRILPTFKAEFGWKYRRSTENKTTKIDIIFGISDEYAKVEWIAWGLNPGHRPEMVGTRAVIGIRQSNGTVQANLYNITSNNKVGCELLPSNVELFKAEFRVQEMTGEVSSSYITISATLELNNQLYNVEKLNHVWQVGYHADLERLVPRIHHFSLQNFDSTETFNMTCEGDTLGVGHNQRYFRTVHGILNMVGWGILLPVGVIVARYFRKFPVRWNHWFGVHLGCQIVGYILGTTGWGIGLWLGRASRHYTFKTHRLLGIFIFTFTTLQMLALRLRPKPHDDYRKYWDMYHHFLGYALLAVISVNMFQGIAILKPNTTWKWAYIAILAALGVATLTLEIVTWTKFIKEKKTKRKNNNDSNRENQQSQSATDNNATK from the exons ATGTTTGCCTCTACCAAATCACTCATTCTTTTATTGGCTTTTCACTCCCTTCTCTTCAAATTTGGTGAGTCCACTCCTTGCAATAACGGTTTCAAAGATATCATCAAGAAGAAAAACATTCCAAGTTGCAGAATACTACCCACTTTTAAAGCTGAATTTGGCTGGAAATACCGCCGAAGCACTGAAAATAAAACTACCAAAATTGACATCATATTTGGGATTAGCGACGAGTATGCAAAAGTGGAATGGATTGCGTGGGGCTTGAACCCCGGACACAGGCCAGAGATGGTTGGAACCAGGGCCGTGATTGGCATTCGGCAGAGTAATGGTACAGTACAAGCCAATCTATACAATATCACTAGCAACAACAAGGTTGGTTGTGAGCTCCTTCCTTCGAATgttgaactttttaaagctgAATTCCGAGTCCAAGAAATGACAGGGGAAGTCTCATCCTCATACATAACAATATCTGCGACACTTGAACTTAATAATCAGCTCTACAATGTTGAGAAGTTGAACCATGTTTGGCAAGTTGGCTATCATGCTGATCTTGAAAGATTGGTGCCTAGAATACAtcatttttctcttcagaaTTTTGACAGCACTGAGACCTTTAACATGACTTGCGAAGGGGATACTCTAGGCGTTGGACACAACCAGCGTTACTTTAGAACg GTTCATGGGATTTTGAACATGGTGGGTTGGGGTATATTGTTGCCTGTTGGGGTCATTGTGGCGAGGTACTTCAGGAAATTTCCAGTGAGATGGAATCATTGGTTCGGTGTTCATCTAGGGTGCCAAATTGTTGGATACATACTTGGCACAACTGGTTGGGGAATTGGACTTTGGCTTGGAAGGGCTTCAAGACATTACACTTTTAAAACTCATCGACTCCTTGGGATATTCATTTTCACCTTCACCACCTTGCAG ATGTTGGCATTAAGATTAAGGCCAAAACCCCATGATGATTATAGGAAATATTGGGACATGTACCATCACTTTCTGGGGTATGCCTTGCTGGCAGTGATCTCAGTAAACATGTTCCAAGGGATTGCCATTTTGAAGCCAAACACCACATGGAAATGGGCTTACATTGCTATTCTTGCGGCATTGGGTGTTGCTACTTTGACACTGGAGATTGTAACTTGGACTAAGTTCATTAAAGAGAAGAAAACCAAAAGGAAGAACAATAATGACTCAAATCGAGAAAACCAGCAAAGCCAGTCTGCCACCGATAATAATGCCACTAAGTAG